gcattggattactacgcgttgaatatccacgcgctggattactacgcgttggatattcacacgctgggttactacgcgttggattactacgcgttggattactacgcactggattaccacacgttgcattactacgcgtagaattaccacgcattgcattactacgcgttggttaactacacgttagatttccacgcgtcagattcctacgcgtagaattaccacgcgttgtagtactacgcgttgtattactacgcgttaaatatccacgcgctggattactacgcgttggatactcacatgctgggttactacgctttggattactacgcgttggattactgcgcattggattaccacacgttgcattgctacgcgtagaattaccacgcattgcattactacgcgttggttaactacacgttagatttccacgcgttagattcctacgcgtagaattaccatgcgttgtattactacacgttgaatatccacgcgctggattactacgcgttggatattcacacgctgggttactacacgttggattactacgcgttggatagctACGCATTACCcgaagctaacctaacctaacctaaccttccctaaattccaaaaccccaattctcctaaaatcccaaacgtGAACAATCCCTTAAAATAAGTTCCccaaaaaatctacaaaatcctaaaaatttgcaaaattcccaaaattccttaaatccctaaccTCCCCAATTCaccccaaaaatcccaataacccaaaaaagaacaaaatcatTGAATTTATCCAAACTCAAGTGAAGTACCTGAATTCAATCGCGATCAGGTGTCGTTTTACTCACAATGGACCTAATCGCGGGAAAGTATCCCGCAGGTCGATAGGGGTTGGGAAATTCCGGAACGTAACTCTCTTCCATCGCGACACTGCCTTCATCCTCCACGTATCCGAGTCCAGGAATATTCAATTCCGTCTTGTGGAAAGAGTTCTGTTCCACGTTCGCCGACGGAAGTCCAATACCAGGGAACAATCCGGGAGGTGGCACTCTGATACCAGAGGGAATGGGCTCCCTCATAGGGAAATATTGGCGTTTCTGTTGCACTCCGGCCGCCATGTCAGGCGCTTCTGAAAGGCAAATCAATTCTACATTCACTAACCTTCGATTAACTAGCATTTGCTAATATCTTATGAGAAAAAGTAGCGCTCCTTGCAAATTCCTTGCATACGATAcctcttttttttattactagTGCTGTTAGTGTGACATGAATTCATTTTCTGAGGTTTTATTATTCTGTTGTGGTAAGTGGATGTGGTGGTGTGTGCAATGATATATGCACTCGAAAGTGGACCATTATTCTGGTCGTTGTATGTACAAGCGTATGTATTGTAGCATACATGTATGTTGTGCAATATGTTATACAATATGTTGTGTGTATATGCAGTTTAAGTGGGTATACTGTAATGTATGCAAGTATAGTATACCTACATGTAGAGTAATATACTTACAGATATTAAGACTTGACTTATGATTTTTTTGACATTTGCATTAGTTGGAACTGACTAATTAgtcttgcaaaattaaaataacgaaacttgaaatgttagatATAGTTAtactcaaaaccccaaaacccagaattcccaaatttgcaaatttttagtcgcccaaatccccaaactctcaaagtctcaaaattccaaatttccacattctcaagtgTCCActctcccagatcccaaaattcctaatttccctctcctcaaaaccccaaaacctaaaattcccaaattcgcaaatgccaactctctcaaatcctcaaattctcaaaattccaaaattctaaatttccacattctcaagtgTCCActctcccagatcccaaaattccaaatttccctctcctcaaaaccccaaaacctaaaattcccaagttcgcaaatgccaactctctcaaatcctcaaattcccaaaattccaaaattctaaatttccacattctcaagtgtccactctcccaaatcccaaaattgcaaatttccttGTTCTCAAAACACCAaaacctaaaattcccaaattcgcaaatgccaaccctctcaaatcctcaaattctcaaaattccaaaattctaaatttccacattctcaagtgTCCActctcccagatcccaaaattccaaatttccctctcctcaaaaccccaaaacctaaaattcccaaattcgcaaatgccaactctctcaaatccccaaattctctacatatgaaaacctaacctaacctctgaACACTCTAACGTCCCTTACGTCCTTGCGTCCTTGCATACCAAAATGGCCGACCACTAATTGTAACTCCCCGTCTCCATATTCCTCCCAAAACTTACCCTAACATTTCCACAAATTTTAACCTAAATTCCCTAACCTACTCCCATTAATCCTCTCCACTCCCATCAATACAATAACCCTATCTCCCAATAATAATTTCCTTAAAATGCCTAATTTCCTTAATATCCTCAACTTTAAAACAAACATGCTCACCTGTGATCCCAAACTTCTTATCCTCCACCTCCAAATCCAATCGTGGCGCCGCCCGCTTGATCCTGGGCCCCTTGCAACTGTTAATAATCACGTCCCTGGCGATGTTCTTGCACTGCAAGGATAATCTGGAGTCCGCTGCGGAAACGCGGACGAACGCGATCAGCGTCGCGGCGAGGAACGCGGCGCGGACCGCTCGCTGAACACGTTGCATCGTTGCACAAGTTAACGAAGAAAACTCGCTGACACACTATTTACTTGTTTATCAACGCGAACACCGCGAGATCGTCGATTCACGATGGTCCTTGCTCTACTCGAGTCGTCTGCGAGAGTCCTTCGCACTTTTAACAACCATCTTATCCGCTCGAACGTGTCCCCGCGACGATGAAGCAATCGCGATTGTTTACCTGACTGCCGCATTTCAGAGCGTGTTTGATAATATCGTGAGAATGCAACGCTCGATGGGTAATTATTACGTCTTACCTGTGACGACATACGATATCGGATTACCGGGAATCGGATGCAGCTTTCGGTGACGAGAAAATGGGGAGGTAGACTGAGCTTGGACTTTGGAGAATGTGGACCGTTATGGAGGTAATTTACAGAAATTGTTACAGAATTTGGTGGTGAACTTTTATGAGAAAAGTAGTTTTTTATACAGTTTTGTTTTGTTATCTCAGAATTTGATAATCAATTTTGTAAAGTTATCAATTTGTTAGGAAATACAATGTTtttcgtaaaatatttttaaaaacttcgTCTGAGTTTTATTTTAGCTTactgaaatttcaagtttttgtaattaatgtcttttttattttacgaGAAGCTTGATTCTGATTAACGTGTATACCGCTAGTTAAGTGACCGCCATTTTAATGTCATTTTCATTGATGTAGttcattgaaaattttgtttaggAAGTATCGAGTATTTACTCAGTGGTGACTTTTTATTTCACTAGAATATACAATTGGAACAATATAGTCTTTCGTACTGAGGTGTTTACTGCAGTCAGCTTGTTAAGTGACCGCCATTTTAATATCCTCAACATTGATGTAGTTCGTAGAAAGTTCTATTCATGAAGTATTGAATATTCACTCtgtactaattttttattttacaagaatACACAAACGTAACAATAGAGTCTTTCATATTAACGTGTTTAATACAGTTAACTAGTTAAGTGACCGCCATTTTAACATCCTCAACATTGACGTAGTTCGTAGAAAGTTCTGTTCACGAAGTATTGAATATTCACTCTgtactaatttttttattttacaagaatACACAAACGAAACAATGTAGTCTTCGTATTAACGAATTTGCTGCAGTCAGCCTGTTAAATGACCGCCATTTTAATGTTCCAACATCAGTATAGGTCATAAATAGTTCAGATTACAGTGTTGAGTATTTAGTCAATCgcaaatcttttattttatagaaaGTATACGATTGCACCAGAATTATCTTTTGCATTAACGTGTATATATATTTGTTGTGTTTAACCTGTTAAGTGACCGCCATTTTAATGGTCCCAACATCCATATAGTTCATAGAAAGTTCTCCTTATGAAGCGTTGAGTATTTAgtcatttgtcaatttttatttgacaagaGTACACAATCGCATCAGAATTAACTTGTATTAACACCGcagaattaatataattaactatCACAGTTAACCCGTTAAATGACCGCCATCTTAATTACCCAGCATCCAGTTCATAGAAAGTTCTACTTATGAAGTGTTACGTATTTAATCAGTaataaattttgattgtataagaGTGCACAATTGTACTAGAATTAACATGTGTATAGCACAACCCGTTAAATGACCGCCATCTTAATTACCCAGCATCCAGTTCATAGAAAGTCCTACTATGAAGTGTTTAATCAGTAATAACGaagtatttaatttaatcagTAATAAATCTTTATTTTACAAGAGTGCACAATTGCACCAGAATTAACATATCTCCACCTCAGTTAACCTGTTAAGTGACCGCCATTTTAATTACCCAGCATCCATATCATAAGAAGTTCTACTCATAAAGTGTTTAatcagtaatttaatttaatttaatcagtAATAAATCTTTATTTTACAAGAGTGCACACTTGCACCAAAATTATCATATATACATGACAGCCAGTTAAATGACCGCCATCTTAATCTTCCAGTTCTATATAGAAAAATACGTAAGAGCCGAATAAGTAAAATGTTTCTAAGCATCAAGTATCCCAAAGCACCTTGTCATTTTGAAAGAATCCAACTCGTTGAAGCGCCTCACTGGCGTCAGACAAAATTAGCGACTAGATCATTGTGCCCTCGTGCACCAGCTAATTGCAAGCGTCTCGACGCGACGCCGGAGCCAATCTTCGACTGTTTCCCCTCTGCCTCTTGCCTACTTTTTTCGATTAACTCCCATTGCACCGACTGTCGCATCGGTCTACGACACAAAGGGGGTCAGACACGCGTTCAACTACTTATTCTCCCTCCATCTTTGTCCATCCACGACCAGTTCCAAGTATGCACATAGATTCCACGAGTTAATGGATAATTTCTTTCGAGATAATCGTCGTTATTGACCCAAAGAGTTTCGCGACTTCTACCGTTTGTCGGCTGCCTTTGTATCAGCCGGCTGATTATCCTCTCGATTATTGTAATCAGACTTTCTTGCGAATGCACCCGACACTGATTCCACTCTTTTAGAAAGCAAGCTTTACGGTCGTTCAACTTTCTTTTCTGCTGTTttggattttcaagtttttggggctctcaatgtctcaaatttataaattcaggcTTCtaaggtttttaatttttgcattacTAAATGTCTCAAATTCTTGAGACTTTTagatcaagtttttaatttttgcattacTAAATGTCTCAAATTCTTGAGGCATCTAGACcagatttttttttatattttcaaatgttttaaaatttaaaaaactttcagTCAAAGTACCAAAGTATTGTATATCAAAAATTGACATGTTCCAAACTTCTAATCccaaaaaatcctaaaatccccaaaataacTCATCGTCCCATAAATCTCGCATTTCTCAATCATAATAAATTGAACGTAATTACCAATCGTTAGAAATCAGATGGCTTGATACAGGAAAAAATAAAGGAGATCGAAAGGTTATCAGAAGAGTATTCTGCGCGTCAATGAAAAAGAAATCCTCGTGCACGCTCGAGATGCAACGTAATtgctttgaaatatttgaaataactgATAACGCAATTATGCTGACACGTGCGATTTCCTCgggtattttcatttatttgcgTTGCTGATCTAGCACTTATTAAAATATCgtttctatatttaaatataatcgtGTTCATCTTTTTGTTGTGATAAACGTTGCTCGAGTAATTAGTGTTATTTTCGTTCGAGCACATTCGCGATCTAATTTAGCTCGGTTTAGTTTCTAGGTCAGTAGTCCGTTTAAATGATGATCACTTATCAAGCATAAATTAATAGGGTTACGATtacgagtttttaaatttacttcttTTTCGAGTCAAATAAAATTGTCGTCGAAATAAAATTGGGGTACTTCAATTACGCAAATTAATTTCCAAAGTATAATAcattaaaacaattaataaatttcaataaaatttccttTCATTAACGTCAATACATTTTTACCAAAAATCGTGTTCTACGTGTCtttaaaattgtactattaaaCATCATATTAATGCAAAACAGTAAACCTTCACAACCCCCAAAAATACTAACCcccaaataattatttaacgaaCGAAGATTGTAACGTTTCAATTATCCAAGCACAGTTTTCGAAATAAAATGCAATATCTATTAAAACCATcgacttaaaatttaatttacatagtCTACAAAAAGAACCAGTATATTTCAATGAATATTGTTTAAACAATGTTTTCTGACAATGGGAGTATTCAAAGATGTCTACATACGTGGAAGGCGTAGACCGTGGCGCTATCTGCTCCTCAGTGGTCCCCTAACACAGGGGTTTTGACACGTATGCTGTTTTTCTTGTTCCTGGAGTCACATAAATGTCAGTTTACCAATTAAACGATATCGTCGTCCTTCGTTTTTTCACGTATCTTTCGTAACCGAGTGCGTCAAACGTCATCAACATTTTCGTGGCATCGCGTCCAATGTGACACGTTAGACGTCCAGTGAACGCGACATAACCTCACTTTCTCGAACAAGTCTTTTATTATGATCATTTGATCTGAAATTGATCGTTTCTAGTTTGCAGATTGTAAGACAAGTTCTCCTGGGAAGATTGTGAAACGACAGGAAAGATGAGTACCGTCGCAGAACAACCTTGTTATACGTTGATAAACATTCCAACTGATACCGAGCCGTTGAACGAGCTGCAACTGAAGCATGATTTGGAGAAAGGAGATGTCAAAACAAAGATTGAAGCCCTTGAGAAAACTATTCATATGATATTGAGCGGGGAACGCCTGCCGGGTCTTCTGATGACCATCATCAGATATGTTCTTCCGCTGCAGGATCACATGATTAAAAAGCTTCTACTGATATTCTGGGAGATTGTACCAAAAACTTCTCCCGATGGCAAACTGCTTCAGGAGATGATTTTAGTATGCGACGCGTACAGGAAAGATTTGCAACACCCGAATGAATTTGTCAGAGGTTCTACGTTGAGGTATCATCGATTCTTGGATTTAATAATCGATTTCATAGACAACTTTAAGAATACATTTATGTGTTACAGATTTCTGTGCAAATTGAAGGAGCCGGAGCTTTTAGAACCACTGATGCCTGCAATAATTGCATGCTTGGAACATAGACATTCTTACGTGAGACGTAACGCAGTCCTagctatttttacaatttacagaAACTTTCAATTTCTCATACCAGATGCTCCGGAGTTAATAGCAAAATACTTAGAAGGGGAACAAGATATGTCTTGTAGAAGAAATGCATTTTTGATGTTGCTTCATGCTGACCAGAGTAGAGCACTTGCTTACTTAGCTGCTTGTTTGGATCAAGTACCCAGTTTTGGTGACATACTGCAACTGGTTATTGTTgaattaatttacaaagtatGTACATCTTGAAGTTTATCGCTTTATCATCCTTTGATGTACATCTTACAAGTGTATTTTCTTGCAGGTTTGTCTTGCAAATCCTTCAGAAAGAGCTAGATTTATCAGATGCATTTACAGCTTGTTGAATTCCTCGAGTGCTGCTGTTCGCTACGAAGCAGCTGGCACTTTGGTGACACTTTCAAGTGCCCCCACAGCAATTAAAGCTGCAGCCTCATGTTACATAGAATTGGTTGTTAAAGAAAGTGACAATAATGTTAAACTGATCGTCCTCGACCGTCTGATTGCAATGAAAGACAGTCCTGTTTATGAAAGAGTGCTTCAAGATCTGGTTATGGATGTACTTAGAGTATTAGGTAAGTAGAGAAGTAAATATATCAATTCAAGCAATCAtttgaagtatttttatttttattctaggTTCACCAGCATTGGAAGTAAGAACAAAAACGTTAGCTCTTGCGATGGACCTGGTAACCACACGCACAATCGAAGAAATGGTTCAACTCTTAAAGAAAGAAGTGCTTAGGACTGCCGGTGGAGAACACGAAGATGCTGGCAGATATCGACAGCTTTTAGTGCGAACGTTACATGCTTGCTCCATTAAATTCTCAGACGTAGCCGCAACAGTTATTCCAGTACTGACAGATTTTCTATCAGAGAACAACGAGGCTGCGGCTACTGATGTCTTGGTGTTCGTTCGCGAGGCTATTCAACGGTTCGAGAATCTCAGGCCACTCATTGTTGAGAAACTCCTTGAAGTAATTATCACACATAATTGATTTTAATACTGAAAAGCAAGGTTCACCATTCTCTTGATACTTGTACTTAGACTTGTACTTTCCATCCAGGTATTTCCACACATAAAGTCAGTGAAGGTACACAGAGCAGCATTGTGGATTCTCGGAGAATACGCGACCTCAAAAGAAGACATAGAAGCCGTAATGAACCGCATACGCGCCGCTCTAGGTGAACTGCCACTGCTCGAAGCAGAAAATAAACGTCAGGCCGGTGAGAAGTCGTCGGAAGATGAAAACGCCCAAACTTCACCAGCGCAACTGGTCACCTCTGACGGCACATACGCTACTCAAAGTGCATTTAGTGCAACATCTGCTCGTAACTATCCTTTCAACTTCATAACCTAACAAACAACAGTTTCTTCTAATATTTCTTCATCTAACAGACAAAAAGGAAGAGAAGCGTCCAGCGCTAGTTCAGTACATGATGGAAGGCGACTTCTTCATCGGTGCTTCATTAGCTACGACCTTGGCCAAGCTGGCCCTCCGTTACAAGAGTCTCGAGAACGATCTGCAGAAGAGCAATCGTATGCAAGCCGAAGCGATGTTCGTGATGTCCAGCGTGTTGCAACTGGGTCGTTCAGGTCTGCCTACGAAGGCGATGACTCACGACGACGCTGAGCGAATATCTTTGTGTCTGAGATCACTGGCTTGTCCCATGCCGCTTGTGCAGACGGTGTTCACCGAGGGTTGCCGCGAAGCTCTGGGCAGGATGTTGGCAGCGAAGGCTGAGGAGGATTCACAAAATCAGAAGGTGACAACATAGGATCTGTGTGAGACGTGTAGGTAAATAAGTTTTCTTATTGAAACGTTTTCTATCCCAGGCAAAGGAGAAGCCAGGTAGCGTTGTCCAGGTAGATGACGCGATTCAGTTCCTACAGTTGAGTCGTGGATCAGACTTAACCGGTGGATCTGGGGACGTGTTCGAGCAGAGTCTCAGCGCCGCTGTTGCCGGAAGACCTGGCGCTGGCGGAGACGCACCGGCCCCGAGTGCTCTGAGCAAAGTCACCCAGCTGACTGGCTTCTCGGACCCCGTATACGCGGAAGCTCTCGTTCACGTTAATCAGTACGACATCGTACTCGATGTGCTAATCGTTAATCAAACCGAAGACACGCTACAAAACTGTACCCTGGAGCTTGCGACTATGGGTGATCTGAAGCTTGTAGAGAGGCCACAGCCCATCGTATTAGCGCCACGAGACTTTGCCAGCATCAAAGCTAACGTCAAAGTAGCTTCTACGGAAAATGGGATCATATTTGGGAACATAGGTAATTAGAATGCTGGACTTAGGTTAGAACATTTTATAACTCCAACGCTTTTTTAGTGTATGACGTATCCGGCGCCGGTTCTGACAGAAGCGTGGTCGTCTTGAACGATATACATATCGACATTATGGATTACATAGTACCAGCTACGTGTACGGACGCAGAATTTCGACAGATGTGGGCAGAGTTTGAGTGGGAGAATAAGGTGTCCGTGAATACGACGTTGTCAGATTTGAGAGAGTATCTGGCTCATCTTTTGAAATCTACAAATATGCGCTGTCTTACTCCAGAAAAGGTACCTT
Above is a genomic segment from Megachile rotundata isolate GNS110a chromosome 15, iyMegRotu1, whole genome shotgun sequence containing:
- the LOC105662571 gene encoding uncharacterized protein LOC105662571 — translated: MQRVQRAVRAAFLAATLIAFVRVSAADSRLSLQCKNIARDVIINSCKGPRIKRAAPRLDLEVEDKKFGITEAPDMAAGVQQKRQYFPMREPIPSGIRVPPPGLFPGIGLPSANVEQNSFHKTELNIPGLGYVEDEGSVAMEESYVPEFPNPYRPAGYFPAIRSIKPDELLGFDLSSDELEELYEEVGDRLPRNSKDFKKKIFQTVATKCCPNPKLCYDNPSLIPCMGY
- the betaCOP gene encoding coatomer subunit beta is translated as MSTVAEQPCYTLINIPTDTEPLNELQLKHDLEKGDVKTKIEALEKTIHMILSGERLPGLLMTIIRYVLPLQDHMIKKLLLIFWEIVPKTSPDGKLLQEMILVCDAYRKDLQHPNEFVRGSTLRFLCKLKEPELLEPLMPAIIACLEHRHSYVRRNAVLAIFTIYRNFQFLIPDAPELIAKYLEGEQDMSCRRNAFLMLLHADQSRALAYLAACLDQVPSFGDILQLVIVELIYKVCLANPSERARFIRCIYSLLNSSSAAVRYEAAGTLVTLSSAPTAIKAAASCYIELVVKESDNNVKLIVLDRLIAMKDSPVYERVLQDLVMDVLRVLGSPALEVRTKTLALAMDLVTTRTIEEMVQLLKKEVLRTAGGEHEDAGRYRQLLVRTLHACSIKFSDVAATVIPVLTDFLSENNEAAATDVLVFVREAIQRFENLRPLIVEKLLEVFPHIKSVKVHRAALWILGEYATSKEDIEAVMNRIRAALGELPLLEAENKRQAGEKSSEDENAQTSPAQLVTSDGTYATQSAFSATSAHKKEEKRPALVQYMMEGDFFIGASLATTLAKLALRYKSLENDLQKSNRMQAEAMFVMSSVLQLGRSGLPTKAMTHDDAERISLCLRSLACPMPLVQTVFTEGCREALGRMLAAKAEEDSQNQKAKEKPGSVVQVDDAIQFLQLSRGSDLTGGSGDVFEQSLSAAVAGRPGAGGDAPAPSALSKVTQLTGFSDPVYAEALVHVNQYDIVLDVLIVNQTEDTLQNCTLELATMGDLKLVERPQPIVLAPRDFASIKANVKVASTENGIIFGNIVYDVSGAGSDRSVVVLNDIHIDIMDYIVPATCTDAEFRQMWAEFEWENKVSVNTTLSDLREYLAHLLKSTNMRCLTPEKALSGQCGFMAANMYAKSIFGEDALANMSIEKPLNKPDAPVVGHIRIRAKSQGMALSLGDKINSTQKGPQSKVVQAA